Part of the Synechococcus sp. HK01-R genome is shown below.
TTCAGCAGCGCTTTGGTCGGGAACCTGATCAGTTGGCCGCGGCTGGTTATGAGACAGCGCGTGTTCTTGCCCTCTCCACGCTGGCACCATCACCCGTCTCCAGCGAGGGAACCCGTGATCCCCTCGGCTGGATCGATCCGGATGCCGAGGTCAGCCCCCTGTGTGAAGCGATGGCGCGTCGTCGTGATGGACAAAGGGTGCGACTGGAGGGAGTGGCCAGCCGCTTTGATCTGCGTGCCGGTCAGGCCCCCTCAGGCCGTGCCAGCACCCGCCTGATTGCGGCTCAGTAGGTTTGAAAGGGTTCGGCGGGCGACGCGCGTGTTGCGCTTGAGCGAAGTGCGGTTACCCCTCGACCATGGGGTTGAGGATCTCGAGGTTGCGATCCTGCGTCGGCTTCGGCTGCCGGCCGATCAGCTCCTTAGCCATCGGCTTGTCAAGCGCAGCATCGATGCCCGTCGTCGCGAGCGAATTCAGATCATCTATAGCGTCGATGTTGAGGTGCAGGATGAGCGTGCGCTGCTCCGGCGCCATCGCGGCGAAGCCCGTCTACGTCCTGCACCTGAGACTGATTACCGCGCCGTGGGCCTGGCGCCAGAGGGGTTCCCCAGCGCACAGGAGCAGCGTCCGGTGGTGGTGGGGGCTGGTCCCTGCGGCTATTTCGCAGCCTTGCTGCTGGCACAGATGGGCTTCAGGCCCTTGCTTCTCGAACGTGGTCAGCCCGTGCGGCAGCGCACCGGTGACACCTTCGGCTTCTGGCGCGGTGCCCTGCCTCTGAACCCTGAGTCGAACGTGCAGTTCGGCGAGGGGGGCGCTGGCACCTTCTCCGATGGAAAGCTCTACAGCCAGGTCAGTGATCCTGAGCATTACGGCCGCAAAGTGCTGGAGGAGCTAGTGGCCAGCGGTGCCAACCCAGAGATCCTCACCGTGCATCGCCCTCATATCGGCACCTTCAAGCTCGCCACGGTTGTGCGCGGGCTTCGATCCAGAATCGAGGCCCTGGGCGGGGAGGTGCGCTTCGGAGCCCTGGTTGAGGAGTTGCTGGTCGAACCGCTCCAGGCCGAGGCGGAGGGGCAGAGCCAACGCCTGGTGGGGGTTCGATTGGCTGATGGCTCGGCTTTGGCTTGCCGGCATCTTGTTCTGGCACCTGGGCATTCCGCCCGCGATACCTTCGCGATGCTGGAGCGGGTGGGTGTGGCGATGGAGGCCAAGCCGTTCGCGGTTGGTTTACGCATCGAACATCCGCAGCCACTGATCGATCGCGCCCGCTGGGGGCAGCAGGCGGGGCATGCGCGCCTTGGTGCCGCGGAGTACAAGCTCGTGCATCACGCCAGCAATGGACGCTGTGTTTACAGCTTCTGCATGTGCCCCGGAGGCCTTGTGGTGGGTGCCACCAGCGAACTAGGCCGCGTGGTGACCAACGGGATGAGTCAGCACTCTCGGAATGAACGCAATGCCAACAGCGGTTTAGTGGTTCCTGTTCAGCCTGAGGATCTAGAGCCGTTTGAACGCTATTCAGGAGATCCACTGGCAGGCGTGGCCTTTCAGCGCGCACTCGAAGAACGGGCTTTCACCCTGGGTGGAGAGGACTACAGCGCTCCTGTGCAGCGTTTGGAGGACTTTCTCTCCGGCAGCCCATCCACAGCCCTAGGCCTGATTCAACCCTCGTATCAACCAGGAGTTCGCCCTGCCGATCTTCGTGATGCTCTGCCTGCGGCCATGATTGAGGCACTGCAGGAAGCTCTGCCTCGTTTCGCGACACGCCTTGAGGGCTACGACCATCCAGACGCCATTCTCACTGGAGTGGAAACCCGCACCTCCTCACCGGTGCGCTTGACCAGGGATCAGCGGGGAGAGTCGATCAACACCCAGGGGCTGATGCCGGCGGGAGAGGGCGCCGGTTATGCCGGTGGGATCCTTTCAGCGGCGATCGATGGAATCCGTGCAGCAGAAGCAGTGGCTCTTCGTTTGCTTGAGGTTCAGAGCGGCGCCTGAGCAACGATGCCGCTCCACTGCACAGCCTTCACCTGATCCCGTCGCCAGGAATGGAAGAGATCCGGCTCGCTAACCGTGCAGAGAGGGCAGACGCTGATTCGCTCAGGTCGTAGGCCATGGCCAATGAGTTGGGCGCGGGCCGCCTGACGGATGTCGAGCCGACAGCGACCCGGTTCTGGATCATCGCTGGCGATGCCCTCCTGAAGGTTGGGATCAATGGAGGCGATGACCTGATCCGCTACGGAATCCTCCACCTGATAACAAGCTCCACTCACGGCAGGACCAAGGGCCACCACCAGGTCGCTTTGACTGGCGCCGCGTTGCTCGAGGAGGGCCACTGCTTCGCCCAGGATTCCGCTCGCCACACCACGCCAGCCGGCATGGCAGGCCGCCGCATGGCCGGTGCCTGGATCTGCGAGCAGTACTGGGGTGCAGTCAGCACCACAAACCCAGAGGCTTTGCCCTCCCCTGTCGCTGACCAGTCCATCGGCCTCCGGCCAGGGAGGACCGCTGGCCGCCGAGGCCTCCAGCACCCGTGAGCCGTGCACCTGCTGGGGACGGTGCACGCTGACGCCGGCCGAGAGATAGGCCGCCAACACATCCGGGGCTCGGCCCTGCCAGCGCCTGGTAAAGAATCCATGCTCAAAGCCCTGGTCCTGCAGCAGGTCTGCGCTCAGGTAGTAGCCCCCGTAGCAGCCAACCCAGGTCCATCCGTTCAGGGTGTTGAAGCGGGTATCAGGCTGGGCGAGCGGATCGCGCTCCTGGTCTGCGCTCATGGCTCCGGCTGGTCCCGGAGCATCCAGAAGCCCTCAAACCGAGGGGTGTCAGGCGTGGCCTGCACGGCAATGAATTGCAGACCCTTGACCTGTTCACGGGCTGAAGCCAGCAGCTCGATCGTCTCAGCTGCCGCATCGGCACTGAGGTCGGTCACCAGCCAGGTGTCGTCTTGACCGGCATCCAACACCAGTTGTTGACCGTCGACTCGAAGGCGCACTGGTTCAAGCCCACCGAGCCATCCGGCCAGGGCGAGGGCACGGGAACGGCTGAACAGCCGCAGTCCTGGCACCGAAAGCTCTGGATCAAGGCTGTCGGAAATCGGCAGCAGGTCGCTGAATCCCAAAGGCCAGTCGGCGGCCTCCCTGAGGCTGCCCAGAGGCAGGCTGGCCAAGCTGAGTGCATCACCTCGAACCGCCTCAGGGAGAGGGACGGCCGGGGTGCTGACGGGCGCTGGAGGGGGAGCGAGTGGACCGCTCATGTAGCCCTCCTCGAGCGGATACACCTCTTGATCGCGCTGGGCCAGCCAGTCGATCAGTGCATAGGTGCGGCGGCTGGAGATCACATCCAGTTCCAGTTCGGCAGCGGCTCGCAGCACCATCGTGCGCATGGCACTGCGCCATGAACGCAGGCGCCGCGGTGGTGCCCATCCCTCCCTGCTGGCCTGTTCAAGCGCATCCCGCAGAGCGGCGGCCAGCCAGGTGGAGTTGACGTCTCCAGCGGGGCAGCGCCGTTCGAATCGAAAGGGCTCAGCTCCTGAGAGATCCGGTGTTCCGGTGATCAGGAGTTCCCAGCGTTTCTTCCCGTCGGGTTCGAGAATCGGCCTGGAATAGAAATCAAGCTCCCAATCGGCCTGACGGGCTGACTGAGAGCTCGCGGTCGCGTCGCTCGACGGGGGGTCGGCCGTGATCATCCGGCGGATTGTTCCTGCTGCCTGAGGACGTTACGAGCCCTGTTGGCCCTGTCGGCGGCTTCTGCCATCACTTTGTCTTTTTCGATGAGCAGCTCACCGGGCTGCCCTTCCAGCATGGCGGTGTTCAAGGCGATCCGCCCCCGTCCAGGGTCGAGTTCAGTAATCAGGGCCTTGACCGTGTCGCCCTGATCGAACACCTCGCGCAGGGAGCGCATGCTGCCTCCGGTCACCATCGACTGGTGCAACAGGCCACTGATACCGCCGAGATCCACGAAGAAGCCGTAGGGCTTGACCGCCACCACCGTGCCTTCCACCAGCTGACCGACCTCGAGTTCCGCAAAGCGGGCGGCGGTGGCTGCCCGCTTTTCAGAAAGCACCAGTTTCCTGGTTTCGGAATTGACCTCCAGGAAGGCGACGCCAAGGGTCTTGCCCACTAAGGCTTCGTGGTTTTCACCGTCCTGCAGCTGGGAGCGGGGAACAAAGCCGCGCAGACCCTCCAGGTCGCAGGTCACGCCGCCGCGGTTGAAACCGCTGACCTTCACCTGAACAACCTTCCCTTCCTTTTCGAGCTGCTTCACCTTGTCCCAGCTCTTGCGCAGGGCCAGCGCACGGCAGCTGATCGTGACCATGCCATCCGCATTCTGTTCGCGGGTGACCAGCACCTCCACTTCCAGTCCCTTGGGGAAGCGCTCCTTCAGGTTGGTGATCACCCCGAGCCCGCATTCACTCTTGGGCATAAATCCGGGTGCTTTACCTCCGATGTCCACGTAGACACCGTCGCTTTCCATCCCGATCACGATCCCGGTGACCACTTCTCCGGTGGTACCGACTGGTTCGTTCTCATCGAGTGCCGCGAGGAAGGCATCCTCATCGAAATCGAAATCATCCACGCTGCGGCTGGCGGCACGAGCAGCCGGCTGCTGCTGGCCGGCACCACCGCCTCGGCTCTGGTCTGCGGGGCCCAGAAGGTCTGCCATGGTCAGCCCCTCAAGTTCGGAGCTGTCGAAGCGGCTGTCGTCCTCTGAATCCGCAGCAACGGATCGCTGCGGCGGAGCTGGCCGGCTGGGGGCCTTGGGGGCCATTGGGCTGCCGGCGGCTGCGGCAGCTTGCTCGAGGGCTCTGGCACGCTCTTCCGCTGCCGCAGCCGCAGCCCTGGCTTCCTCGGCTTCCTTGAGCAGCCGCTCCTGCTCCTCCTTTTTGCTGATGTGCATCACCAGCTGGGGTTTGCGTGGTGCTTCCGCCGATGGCACTGCAGGTTTCGGCTGCTTGGGCTGCGGACTGCCGGATCCGGCCATGGGCCCTGGGGGGTGTCGATCGGACAGTCTGACAGGCAGGGTGGAGATTGAGCGCCGTCTTCAGTCGTGATGCTTTCCCCACTGAATCGTCTGGATGCGTTGAGCTGGCCTCAGGTGAAGGCCGCCCTGAATCGAGAAGGTTCCACGGTGGTTTGGCCCTTCGGCGCCTGTGAACAACACGGTCCTCAACTGCCTTTGACCACCGATGCGCTGTTCGCTGAACGAATCCTTCAGGTGGTCCTGGAGCAACTGCCTTCTGAGCTGCCGATCTGGGCTTTGCCTGTGCAGGCCATCGGGTTTTCTCCTGAGCACGCTGGCTTCCCAGGCACGCTCAGCCTTTCGGCCGATCTCCTGATCCGTCTGCTCGAGGAGGTGGGTTCTCAGCTGGCCGATGCGGGAGCGCAGAGGTTGGTGTTGTTCAACGCCCATGGTGGGCAAATCGGTTTGCTTCAGGCGGCGGCTCGCAGCCTGCGGGCCCTTCGGCCTTCCCTGGCGGTGCTGCCCTGTTTCCTTTGGAGTGGCGTGGCGGGTCTGGAGGCCTTGCTTCCCGAGCAGGAGGCTCGGGAGGGGCTCCATGCCGGTTTAGCGGAGACAAGCCTGATGCTGGCGCTCGCTCCCCATCTGGTCGGCTCCGAGCGGCCCGTTGATGGCCTCCATCACGATCCGTCGCTGCCGGCCACACCTCCTCCAGGTTGGAGTCTGGAGGGGCATGCCCCCTGTGCCTGGTTCACCAGGGAGCTCAGTGCAACCGGCGTGATCGGGGACAGCCGTCAGGCATCAGAGGCGCTGGGGAAGGCACTCGAGGACGCCCTGGTTCGCCATTGGCTGGATCGCTTCCAGGCCTTGCTTGCCAGTGACTGGCCTCCGAGAGCGCAGGTCATCAGGTTGTGATCTCAGAACGCGGAAGCAGTCCAACAGCGGATGTGCTGGTTACAGTCGGTCCCATTGCTCATCACGAGAGACCCATGCCGACCCTCGAGACGTCTGAGGTCGCCGTCCTTGAAGACCAGTCAGGGTCCGCATCCCAGCTGCCCGACTTCACCAGCGCGGCCTACAAAGACGCCTACAGCCGCATCAACGCGATCGTCATCGAGGGCGAGCAGGAAGCGCACGACAACTACATCGCCCTTGGCACGCTCATCCCTGAGCAGCAGGAGGAGCTGGCCCGTCTGGCACGCATGGAGATGAAGCACATGAAGGGCTTCATGTCCTGCGGACGCAATCTCGGAGTTGAGGCCGATATGCCCTTCGCCCGTGAGTTCTTTGCTCCCCTGCACGGCAACTTTCAGGCGGCGCTCAAGGAGGGCAAGGTGGTCACTTGTCTCCTGATCCAGGCACTCCTGATTGAGGCGTTCGCCATTTCGGCCTATCACATCTATATCCCGGTGGCCGATCCCTTCGCTCGCAAGATCACTGAGGGTGTGGTGAAGGATGAATACACCCATCTCAATTACGGCCAGGAGTGGCTCAAGGCCAACTTCGAAGCCAGCCGAGACGAGCTGATGGAGGCCAACAAGGTCAACCTCCCCCTGATCCGCTCCATGCTCGAGCAAGTGGCTGCCGACGCCTCTGCTCTGCAGATGGAGAAAGAAGACCTGATCGAGGATTTCCTGATCGCTTACCAGGAAGCGCTCAGCGAGATCGGCTTCAGTTCCCGCGATATCGCCCGTATGGCCGCGGCTGCTCTCGCCATCTGAGCCCACTGTTGAGGGCAATCATTTGATCTGAGGGCAATCTTCCGGATCTCAGGCCTCGGTTTTTTAGGCCTGGGATCCGACGCTCCGGTTCTGCTTCGTGCACACTCACGTAGCTTCGGATACATGCTTTCGTGGGAGCATGGCAGGCCAGGCCGCCTTCCCTTGTGCCCCTGGCTTTAAATCTGTTGAACGTCGGCGGGACATGTTTGGTCTGATCGGACACTCCACAAGCTTTGAGGCTGCCCGGCGTAAAGCCTCGGAGCTTGGATTCGATCACATCGCCGAAGGGGATTTGGACGTGTGGTGCAGCGCACCCCCTCAGCTGGTCGAGACCTTTGACGTCACCAGCCCCACCGGCACCACCATTACCGGTGCCTATATCGACTCCTGCTTCGTGCCGGAGATGCTGAGTCGGTTCAAGACCGCGCGTCGCAAGGTTCTCAATGCGATGGAGCTTG
Proteins encoded:
- a CDS encoding NAD(P)/FAD-dependent oxidoreductase, coding for MLRLSEVRLPLDHGVEDLEVAILRRLRLPADQLLSHRLVKRSIDARRRERIQIIYSVDVEVQDERALLRRHRGEARLRPAPETDYRAVGLAPEGFPSAQEQRPVVVGAGPCGYFAALLLAQMGFRPLLLERGQPVRQRTGDTFGFWRGALPLNPESNVQFGEGGAGTFSDGKLYSQVSDPEHYGRKVLEELVASGANPEILTVHRPHIGTFKLATVVRGLRSRIEALGGEVRFGALVEELLVEPLQAEAEGQSQRLVGVRLADGSALACRHLVLAPGHSARDTFAMLERVGVAMEAKPFAVGLRIEHPQPLIDRARWGQQAGHARLGAAEYKLVHHASNGRCVYSFCMCPGGLVVGATSELGRVVTNGMSQHSRNERNANSGLVVPVQPEDLEPFERYSGDPLAGVAFQRALEERAFTLGGEDYSAPVQRLEDFLSGSPSTALGLIQPSYQPGVRPADLRDALPAAMIEALQEALPRFATRLEGYDHPDAILTGVETRTSSPVRLTRDQRGESINTQGLMPAGEGAGYAGGILSAAIDGIRAAEAVALRLLEVQSGA
- the pgeF gene encoding peptidoglycan editing factor PgeF; translation: MSADQERDPLAQPDTRFNTLNGWTWVGCYGGYYLSADLLQDQGFEHGFFTRRWQGRAPDVLAAYLSAGVSVHRPQQVHGSRVLEASAASGPPWPEADGLVSDRGGQSLWVCGADCTPVLLADPGTGHAAACHAGWRGVASGILGEAVALLEQRGASQSDLVVALGPAVSGACYQVEDSVADQVIASIDPNLQEGIASDDPEPGRCRLDIRQAARAQLIGHGLRPERISVCPLCTVSEPDLFHSWRRDQVKAVQWSGIVAQAPL
- a CDS encoding Tab2/Atab2 family RNA-binding protein, whose protein sequence is MITADPPSSDATASSQSARQADWELDFYSRPILEPDGKKRWELLITGTPDLSGAEPFRFERRCPAGDVNSTWLAAALRDALEQASREGWAPPRRLRSWRSAMRTMVLRAAAELELDVISSRRTYALIDWLAQRDQEVYPLEEGYMSGPLAPPPAPVSTPAVPLPEAVRGDALSLASLPLGSLREAADWPLGFSDLLPISDSLDPELSVPGLRLFSRSRALALAGWLGGLEPVRLRVDGQQLVLDAGQDDTWLVTDLSADAAAETIELLASAREQVKGLQFIAVQATPDTPRFEGFWMLRDQPEP
- a CDS encoding S1 RNA-binding domain-containing protein, yielding MAGSGSPQPKQPKPAVPSAEAPRKPQLVMHISKKEEQERLLKEAEEARAAAAAAEERARALEQAAAAAGSPMAPKAPSRPAPPQRSVAADSEDDSRFDSSELEGLTMADLLGPADQSRGGGAGQQQPAARAASRSVDDFDFDEDAFLAALDENEPVGTTGEVVTGIVIGMESDGVYVDIGGKAPGFMPKSECGLGVITNLKERFPKGLEVEVLVTREQNADGMVTISCRALALRKSWDKVKQLEKEGKVVQVKVSGFNRGGVTCDLEGLRGFVPRSQLQDGENHEALVGKTLGVAFLEVNSETRKLVLSEKRAATAARFAELEVGQLVEGTVVAVKPYGFFVDLGGISGLLHQSMVTGGSMRSLREVFDQGDTVKALITELDPGRGRIALNTAMLEGQPGELLIEKDKVMAEAADRANRARNVLRQQEQSAG
- a CDS encoding creatininase family protein, which codes for MLSPLNRLDALSWPQVKAALNREGSTVVWPFGACEQHGPQLPLTTDALFAERILQVVLEQLPSELPIWALPVQAIGFSPEHAGFPGTLSLSADLLIRLLEEVGSQLADAGAQRLVLFNAHGGQIGLLQAAARSLRALRPSLAVLPCFLWSGVAGLEALLPEQEAREGLHAGLAETSLMLALAPHLVGSERPVDGLHHDPSLPATPPPGWSLEGHAPCAWFTRELSATGVIGDSRQASEALGKALEDALVRHWLDRFQALLASDWPPRAQVIRL
- a CDS encoding aldehyde oxygenase (deformylating), with protein sequence MPTLETSEVAVLEDQSGSASQLPDFTSAAYKDAYSRINAIVIEGEQEAHDNYIALGTLIPEQQEELARLARMEMKHMKGFMSCGRNLGVEADMPFAREFFAPLHGNFQAALKEGKVVTCLLIQALLIEAFAISAYHIYIPVADPFARKITEGVVKDEYTHLNYGQEWLKANFEASRDELMEANKVNLPLIRSMLEQVAADASALQMEKEDLIEDFLIAYQEALSEIGFSSRDIARMAAAALAI